From Brienomyrus brachyistius isolate T26 chromosome 21, BBRACH_0.4, whole genome shotgun sequence, the proteins below share one genomic window:
- the LOC125716642 gene encoding forkhead box protein L2-like, producing MVTYQNHGDDAIHLKIRDANTTTDKQRMEEEAVQENGSEKTQRCQKPPYSYVALIAMAIQESSEKRLTLSGIYRYIITKFPFYERNKKGWQNSIRHNLSLNECFIKVPREGGGEKGNYWIIDPSCEDMFENGNYRRRRRIKRPLRSSPTHFQSGNSFFSEDSYGCFAPSGYLQSGFMNTPSPIGQQSSPISYTSCQMAGGTVRPKHAEDVSPNPAYNPYSPVQSMTLSGMMNTYNDWGYPYHPHSHHLQQLSPATAACPSVPCAGAHTFNLPTPVNLLSYP from the coding sequence ATGGTCACTTACCAAAACCATGGAGATGACGCGATACATTTGAAGATCCGAGATGCCAACACGACCACGGACAAGCAACGCATGGAAGAGGAGGCTGTACAGGAAAATGGCTCGGAGAAGACACAACGATGCCAGAAACCCCCGTACTCCTATGTCGCACTAATTGCCATGGCTATTCAGGAGAGTTCGGAGAAAAGGCTCACTTTGTCAGGCATTTACCGATACATAATCACCAAGTTCCCTTTTTACGAGAGAAACAAGAAAGGCTGGCAAAACAGCATACGCCATAACCTGAGTCTCAATGAATGTTTCATCAAGGTACCCCGGGAAGGCGGCGGCGAGAAAGGAAACTACTGGATCATAGACCCCTCATGCGAAGACATGTTTGAGAATGGGAATTACAGGAGGAGGCGGAGAATTAAGCGGCCCCTCAGATCGTCGCCGACCCACTTTCAGTCGGGGAACTCATTTTTCAGTGAGGATAGTTATGGCTGTTTTGCCCCTTCTGGGTATCTGCAGTCTGGGTTCATGAATACTCCCTCGCCGATCGGGCAGCAGTCCAGCCCGATATCCTACACTTCTTGTCAGATGGCAGGTGGCACCGTACGTCCAAAGCATGCCGAGGATGTTTCTCCTAATCCCGCATATAATCCCTACTCTCCAGTGCAGAGCATGACTCTGTCCGGCATGATGAACACCTACAACGACTGGGGCTATCCTTATCACCCTCACTCTCATCACCTGCAGCAACTGAGCCCAGCCACGGCGGCATGTCCGTCGGTcccctgcgctggggctcataCCTTTAACCTGCCGACGCCTGTTAACCTCCTAAGTTACCCCTGA